A stretch of Miscanthus floridulus cultivar M001 chromosome 13, ASM1932011v1, whole genome shotgun sequence DNA encodes these proteins:
- the LOC136500482 gene encoding retinoblastoma-related protein 3-like, with translation MSPKKVSATHNVYVSPLRSSKMDTLLSPSSKSYYACVGESTYAFQSPSKDLKAINNRLNSGKKVSGRLNFDVVSDLVVASSLSSDQNAKPAATEVVPVKTPVKCEPSDS, from the exons ATGTCTCCAAAGAAGGTTTCTGCTACTCACAATGTATATGTCTCACCATTGCGATCATCGAAG ATGGATACTTTGCTCTCCCCAAGCTCAAAGAGCTACTATGCATGTGTGGGCGAGAGTACCTATGCGTTTCAAAGCCCCTCCAAGGACCTGAAGGCTATCAATAACCGCCTAAATAG TGGGAAGAAAGTTAGCGGACGACTGAACTTTGATGTTGTCAGCGATCTGGTTGTCGCCAGTAGCCTCAGCAGCGATCAAAATGCCAAGCCTGCAGCCACGGAAGTGGTTCCTGTCAAGACACCGGTGAAATGTGAGCCATCTGACTCGTGA
- the LOC136500115 gene encoding retinoblastoma-related protein 3 produces the protein MEGVTKPSTSSGSGSGSGVTDRASSAAASTEERFADLCKSKLGLDESTTRQAMQLFKETKNILKSSMSSLGGGSPEEIERFWSACVLYCVSRLSKAGRSKEDGSVSLCQILRASKLNIVDFFKEMPQFCLKVAHILTGLYGSDWEKRLELKELQANVVHLSLLSRHYKRAYLELFLSNDGKCSDNSSESNNQEASDYYRFGWLLFLVLRIQTFSRFKDLVTSTNELVSVLAVLIIHVPVRLRNFDIKDSSYFAKKSDRGVSLIASLCEKYHTSEDELSKALEKTNTLIMDILKNKPCPATSACQQDNLSFIDPEGLTVFKDLLQGDSLKSSLLILEKEYENAINTKGELDERMFANDEDSLLGSGSLSGGAINLPGTKRKYDVMASPAKSISSPNPMSPPRFCLSPKGNSFCNSKMAPITPVSTAMTTAKWLRSTVSPLPSKPSGELLRFFSACDKDLTDDIAHRAGIILGAIFTSSSFGERICTNMRSANRMDAIWTEQRKMEALKLYYRVLESMCRAESQILSGNNLTSLLSNERFHRCMIACSAELVLATHKTVTMMFPAVLEKTGITAFDLSKVIEGFVRHEDTLPRELKRHLNSLEERLLESMAWEKGSSMYNSLIVARPALSVEINRLGLLAEPMPSLDAIAAHHNISLGGLPPLPFQKEDRLQDKDEVRSPKRACTERRNVLVDSNSFRSPVKDIIKSKLPPPLQSAFASPTRPNPAAGGETCAETGIGVFFSKIAKLAAIRIRSLCERLQLSQQVLERVYSLVQQILSQQTGLFFNRHIDQIILCSIYGVAKISQLELSFKEIIFGYRKQPQCKPQVFRSVYVHWPPRSRIG, from the exons ATGGAGGGAGTCACCAAGCCGTCCACGAgctcggggtcggggtcggggtcgggggTCACGGATAGGGCCTCCTCCGCCGCGGCCTCCACGGAGGAGAGGTTCGCCGATCTGTGCAAG AGCAAGCTGGGACTGGACGAGAGCACGACGAGGCAGGCAATGCAGCTTTTCAAGGAGACCAAGAACATCCTCAAGTCCAGCATGTCTTCCTTGGGCGGCGGATCG CCCGAGGAGATCGAGAGGTTCTGGTCTGCATGTGTTCTTTACTGTGTGTCAAGACTCAGCAAAGCGGGGAGGTCAAAGGAAGATGGCAGTGTCTCACTTTGCCAGATTTTGAGGGCGTCTAAGCTGAA CATTGTGGATTTTTTCAAGGAGATGCCACAGTTCTGCTTAAAGGTTGCACACATTCTGACTGGCCTATATGGTTCAGATTGGGAAAAGAGGCTTGAG TTGAAGGAACTGCAAGCGAATGTTGTCCATTTAAGCTTGCTAAGCAG GCATTACAAGCGTGCATACCTGGAGTTATTCTTGTCAAATGATGGCAAGTGTTCAGACAATTCTTCAGAATCAAACAACCAAGAGGCTTCTGATTATTATCGCTTTGGATGGTTGCTCTTTTTAGTCCTAAGAATCCAGACATTCAGCAGATTCAAGGATCTTGTGACATCCACGAATGAACTGGTTTCTGTGTTG GCTGTACTTATCATTCATGTTCCTGTGCGGCTAAGGAACTTCGATATAAAGGATTCATCCTACTTTG CTAAGAAGTCAGATAGGGGAGTCAGTCTTATTGCTTCTCTGTGTGAAAAATATCATACCTCAGAAGATGAGTTGAGCAAAGCACTGGAGAAGACAAATACCCTCATAATGGATATTCTGAAAAATAAGCCATGCCCAGCTACTTCAGCATGCCAACAGGATAATTTGTCTTTCATTGATCCAG AAGGCCTGACAGTTTTTAAGGATTTGCTTCAGGGAGACTCGTTGAAATCAAGTCTGCTAATCCTGGAAAAAGAATATGAAAATGCAATTAACACAAAAGGCGAGCTAGATGAGCGCATGTTTGCTAATGATGAGGACAGTTTACTTGGCAGTGGAAGCCTTTCAGGTGGAGCCATTAATTTACCAGGCACAAAG AGAAAGTATGATGTTATGGCCTCACCTGCAAAATCAATATCAAGCCCAAATCCAATGTCTCCTCCACGTTTTTGTCTATCTCCTAAAGGAAACAGCTTTTGCAACTCAAAGATGGCTCCTATCACTCCAGTGAGCACTGCCATGACAACTGCCAAGTGGCTTCGGAGTACAGTATCTCCCCTTCCATCAAAACCTTCTGGGGAACTATTGCGCTTCTTCTCAGCATGTGATAAGGATCTAACAGATGACATTGCACACAGAGCTGGGATTATACTTGGAGCCATATTCACGAGCAGTTCTTTTGGTGAACGGATCTGTACTAATATGCGAAGTGCAAATAGGATGGATGCTATCTGGACAGAGCAAAGAAAAATGGAAGCCCTTAAGCTATATTATAGGGTTCTGGAATCTATGTGTAGGGCAGAGTCACAAATCTTGAGTGGGAACAAtcttacatcacttttgtctAATGAACGTTTCCATCGGTGTATGATTGCATGTTCTGCAGAGTTAGTTCTTGCAACTCACAAGACTGTCACTATGATGTTCCCAGCTGTGTTGGAGAAGACTGGCATTACAGCCTTTGACTTGAGTAAAGTCATAGAGGGTTTTGTTCGGCATGAAGATACACTCCCAAGAGAGTTAAAGCGCCATCTGAATTCTCTTGAGGAACGGCTGCTGGAAAGCATGGCATGGGAGAAAGGGTCATCAATGTACAATTCCTTAATTGTTGCTAGGCCGGCACTGTCTGTAGAAATAAACCGGTTAGGTTTACTGGCTGAACCAATGCCATCACTTGATGCAATTGCCGCACATCATAATATCTCATTGGGTGGCCTGCCGCCTCTTCCCTTCCAGAAAGAGGACCGTTTGCAAG ATAAAGATGAAGTCAGGTCTCCCAAAAGGGCATGCACTGAGAGGAGAAATGTGCTGGTGGACAGCAATTCATTTCGATCACCAGTGAAGGACATTATTAAATCAAAGTTACCACCTCCTCTTCAATCAGCTTTTGCAAG TCCAACAAGACCGAATCCTGCAGCAGGAGGTGAAACATGCGCAGAGACAGGAATAGGTGTGTTCTTTAGCAAG ATAGCAAAACTCGCAGCCATTAGAATCAGAAGTCTCTGTGAAAGACTGCAACTTTCTCAGCAAGTTCTGGAGCGAGTATATTCCCTTGTCCAGCAAATCCTTAGCCAACAGACTGGTCTTTTCTTCAACAGGCACATTGATCAGATCATACTATGCAGCATATATGGAGTTGCCAAG ATCTCTCAACTGGAACTTTCATTCAAGGAGATTATTTTCGGCTACAGGAAACAACCTCAATGCAAGCCACAAGTTTTCCGAAGTGTTTATGTTCATTGGCCCCCAAGAAGCCGTATTGGGTAA